A region of the Apus apus isolate bApuApu2 chromosome 5, bApuApu2.pri.cur, whole genome shotgun sequence genome:
GTGGAAAGATGGATCATGGAGAAAGACAGGTGGGTGCAGCTCTCATACCTCATATTTCATACGTGAAACTGTGCTGCACTTAATCCTTTCTGAGCCTATTCTCAGATTACTCAGATTGCTTTTTGTCTGACATCATTATTTCTTAGACTGGTCTGCAATTTTAATACTAACCGTGTTCTGgcaagcaaaaatgaaaatggatgCCTTTTAATCACTGCCCAGATAGACACACAAACAGGTCAGAGTAGGTCAGTAAGGTGCTATCTCCTCGCAGATAAAGCAACAAGAGAATATTAATGACACCCTGAAGCTCCCCAAAATATGTCCATGGTtctgtcactgcagcagcaggcagagttCAAGAGACACCTGCTGAGAAGGCAGGTACACAAAGCCAAGATTCTTGCTGTTGCAACCGTATTGCTTCAGTCCCCAAGCTCCTCATGGAAAGGGATAGCAAATGTCTTCCACACTGCACTGGACTTCCCTGTGCCTGCCCTTCTGCTTGCCCACTGCACGGCCACTTTCACAGCACACAGTGCTGTGGCACCAGCCACTCTGCACAGCACCCCACTCTGCCCTTCCACTCCTTCCACCTCAGTGAGTGTGTTCTCCTGACCCAGACACATTGGAacagcagtgagcagcagaCCAAATCTGGATCCACCATGCTGCACTCTGCTTGCACATCCACTCTGCTCTTTAAACCAGAAGCAACCCCTAAAATGTAACCAAAAACATGTATGTATTAGGTCTTCCTATGTAGAAAGTAACTATGACTTAACATACAGCAGGTACATGCTTGCCTGATCACAGACAGGTCTTTTAAATGCTCAGTGCTATTACCAGAAAACAATAATTCCACTCAGGTCCTCACCTGTGGAAGAATACTGTGGTCTGTCTTCTGGAGAATGGTCCTTCATGAAAGGCAGAGATGACATGAAGGAATTCCCTTCTCGGTCACAAACTTTACTTCTCAGTCTACTAAAGAGTGACCCAAGACTACCCCTCTGTGCAGAGTCATCCACgttgtccctggaggtgttcttGGGTCCCAGTGATGAAAGGGGGCACTTTTTGTTACAGATAAATATGCCATCTGTGGGAGCCTCTGGAGTAGTCTCTTTAAAGGTAAACTTTTCAAGGAGTCCTGGGACATCCTCCATCCTACTACAAGATGATTTCTGAGGTATATTGGTTATCTTGGAAGACCTGGTGTGAGGACTGTAGACTGGGAAGGATACCTCCTCACTGTAATTCCTTGGAGATCTGTCTtcagagcacacagaaaaatgagatgGATTTGAGACAGGGCTTCCATTTCCTAAACATTCTCCTGCCCACTCCCCTACTTTCAACACCTGCTGCTGAGTGTTATTTGCTCTGTTATTGTTACTGTTTCTTTGGCCTAGGGAATAGCCAGGAGTACTGGGGAAGCTGAAGAAAGGTTGTTCTGAAGAGTCTTTGACTTTGCTGTCTGAGTCTTGCTTTAGTCCTTCTGGAGATGAGGTTAGAGGCTCCAAAATGGACCTCTTGATCGCATTGGCTATGAGTCTTAGTGGGGATTTTGGCTGGCCAGCCACATGGTCCCTGGCAACTGCATCTGGACTCCTCAGAGCATCTTTTCTGTCAACTGGCAAAGTTGGTGGAGCATCATCTGCAAATGACAGTGGCACAGGACAACGAGGTATTTTGAACACATCTTTTCTACAGTCAGTATTCTTCTCCTCTGAAGTCTCTATTACTCCTTTGTTTGAAGTCTCTGTTACTCCTTTGTCTCTATTACTCCTTTCTCCTGGACTGGTTCCACCCAAGTCCATCCCATTTGAATCATATGACAAAGGCTGCTGTTGAGTACAATGCACCAGCCTCTTTTTTGCTTCTATTAATTCTTGCTCAAGCTTTTCTTCTGGTTGCCTTctatttttgtcatatttttctttcaaatccaAAGGTGACAGTACTTTTGTCTTCCTGTTAAAATTTTCTGGTCCAGAAgtatatttcttatttttttccttccagtcctGGGCTGTGTATATGTCACCACTTACATCTTCAGGCTCAGAAAAATCATCAGCTGGTGTCCCACTCCCAGGAGGGGTTTGTGGAGAACCTCTGGTGCGGTTCTGAAAAGGGCAATGGGGCACATAGATATGGGTGTCTTCAGGCATCTCTCtagctttttctcttctttgaaaTACTGGGTTAGAAGGTTTGAAATGACCTCTTGTAACTTCTGGTGATTTCTTGTAAGAAGCCAGCTATgagaaatagattattttaggggtgggaaaatatattttagtgtatcttttatttcatgcaatattttaatccatttcAGTCTAAACATAACACtaataaacatattttctgtatgtacacacatacatatatagatGATAATACAATaggaagaaaagctttcctCCCAAAAAGGCTATTGCTCCTCTAGGAGCAGAGGTCTAATACTACTGGACATTTTAATAGTCTAAAAATAATATCATCCCTGCTAAGAATCTGTCATAACTTTATGGACTGCCTTAAATATTTGCTCAGAAACAGTCCTATCTACAGGGAAACAAGCAAGAGTAGATCTGCTCTGTTCTCCTGCCTGCATTCCAGTTTCATCACCTTAGAGTTTCCAGTAAGCACAAGAGATCATCATCTATCCTCTCCAACGGCTTTTATAATATTGCATGCTAACATGGCACAAGTAGGAATGAATTAAGTGATCCAGAAAAAACTGTAAAACGCAAACAGTACTTTTAAACAATTCAATTAGTTCTCTcatgattatttttcctttagtgaAGATTTAAATTCATTACTCTAGCCACTGAAACTTCTGCTGGAGATAGTAAGAAGGATAAATGCTCACATTAGCTAGCCAGCAGATCAAAACTagagcttttttccttcttaaaagaGAGGCATTTTATCCTCAATGCTATATGATAATGGATGGTGAGGAGATTAAATTCCTGTTTCCACTTATGTGATAGATTCCCAAATTCACACGGGTGAAGCCACTTATCTGACTTTCCCAGAAGCATCAGAAGTAAGGCAATAATAATTACTCCCTGTTTCACAGTTCTATTTGATGACTAAAATTAATGTCAGCCAGAAtctcagatttaaaaaaaaaccacatgaGAAATACCAATAAACATAAATAGCCTCTTAATCCGCTTTTTAGAGTAAGAAAAAGGCTGCCAAGCACTGCTTATGAAGTAGGAGCTGCAGCGTGGAGTCACCTCCCCTCAAGCACAGCATGTCCAGGCAGCattgtgcagctctgctcccctgggacATTCCCTTCCTGGCCCTATTGTCCTGGACCGGATTTTAACTACTACCATGGACGTGGAatacttgattattttttttttctaacatagATCTGAGGTCAAGCAATGTTAATCATGTTTAACTCAAGGATGAGGACAACAGGCTCGGACATGGAGGACGTGGGCTGGTCCCTGTTCTGCCAGGCTCCGAGTCCAGGGGACGTGCTGCTCTTCACTTGGGACAGTTGGCCACAactcctgctgcagtgctgcacttAGGGCAGGCTGACCCTTCctcagcatttaaaacaaacaaacaaacaaacaaacaaacaaaaaaacccacaaggtAGAAAATATGATGGAAATCCTAGGTCTTAACTGAAGCTGAAGATGCTCCTGAGTTTTGGGAGGTGTGGAGCCAAAGGTCTGGTGCAAATTAAGAAAGGAAGTCTTTAGCTTACCACATGCCAGGGTAAACATTAGACACAGGTACACCTACATCTAAGGGCTGTGACAGCTGAAATCCCCCCTCTCCTATGCCAGGTTTCCTACGGCTGGCACTATGTGAGCTCTTATCTGGGCTCCCAGATCTGCTCTCCAAGGCTTTTCACCCACTGTCGCACAGTGATAACGCAGCATTTAAGCCACTCAGATGTGATACCCTGTCACCCCTCCCTGTTGGCACCTGGCCTTGCCCAATGCGGCACGTTTCCTTCTAGCCCTACAACCACATAGGCAGAACAACAGCCAGCTTGGGAGCACCGGGAGACAGAGTTAAGGGGTTCACTCTCCTTTGGGCAGAAACTGTGGCACAGAGGAAACCCCAGTAGGAACTAAACCTCCTGCTGTGAGGGAAGGGCAGAGTAGTAGTGCCTACATGTTGGCTGATGCAACAGGTTAGTACCTAATTCTCACCATTCTGTGGTCTCAGTCCCACAGAAAGCAAATGCCACTTAGCCATGTGGTTTGGGAATAGTTCTGTCAAACAGAGCATTCAAGTCTTCCCTATGTATAGCACAGGCATTACCCCAACTTTTGTGGAATGAAAACTGTTTGAAAGAGCAGATGATGCTGAGAGCAGACATGCTCCAACAGGAGTCATGCTCATTTTGCTCTGCACAATTTTGCTTCATACCTGTGTTTGGGAGTGATCCTCTCCAGGACCACTTTGACAGCTGGCTGAGCTGTCCTTCCAGTGCAGCCCCACTTTCTTGCTGGACAGTAGAGGGAAACCTGCCAAAGACACAAATTTTACCAtcacatttgcattgtttttGTCTTAAATAAGGTTTGCTATTAAAGGCCGAGAGTAGAAAGTTAAAAATTCATCTGGATACAGTTGTACCTGAAGAGCTGACCTACAGTAATGAAGTTTATGGCCTCAtgcacatgtgtgtgcacactgTGCCAAACATGTGTTGACATTTTCAGCAGTGGACCTAAACTGCTTCCACTTTTTGGCTGGATATAGCGAAGCTGCTTTTCAGTTCCAGGAAACTTGCTGGAAAGCCAGCCCTCTTCAGAGGGCTTTCAGGCCTTAAAAGCAGAGGCAGTTAGAACAACCAGTGACTTTTGAAGCTTTGGGTAGTTCTGAGAAATGAAGCAAATGGATGACTTCTGAGAGGACTGTCTGTCAtaaccagaaagaaaaggcaaatgcaACCACCTACAGGCAGTAAGGACAGAAACAATCCTTTGGTCTCCCAAGCGAGGCCAACAGGCTGCCCAACAGGGGCTCTCCTACAATCAGGCAAGGTAGCTAATTCCTAAAGGTCTTGAACCAAAACTAGCACAGACAGGCTTAgacctgctggaaaaaaaagtaaggagGTAACTTGCACCTGAAGGGAGTAAAGAGAGCTCTCTAATACTTGTGTCTGTGGCAATTTtacataataaataattttgggaCAGAATATAAGTATTCCAGAGCCAAGATATTACCATGTCAAGCTTTAACATGACAAGCATATTTATAGCTGAATTATTAACTCCCAAACTCAATTATTAGTTCTGAAACCCACAAAGGTTCCCAAAGCAAATTTTGGTTCTTCTACATAGGGATTAAAAGCTGTGTAAGGTCAAAAGCAACACACCAGAGAGAGAAGACAGTTCCTGCATGTGAACTTCAGAAAAGGCAAGCCAGAGAGAGAGGCCAACTTGCCTTTCCTCTCAGTGTCTTACTTAAGTGTTCCCAATCTTGATGTGATTTGTTACATTCAGTCAAGAACAGAGGGAAACGATGCACTGGAGTTTGTTAAGGAACTCTCATAGGGACCAGCATTGAGGGGCTGAACTGAGACAAATCCAGCTTTTGTCACCTGTCACCTGGAAACCaaaacccagctctgctgctggtcttgctttctgtgtctttttgcAATTAGTTTTTAGGcgagaggaaaacaaagaaagtgaaaaacCACCCTTCACATGATTTCAGACACACTGAGAAAGTCCAGTGATGGTCCTctaagaaagcagcagcaaacttgAGCTACTCCATCTTCATTTTCACAGCCTATCCCCATCCCACCCTGACCCTCCATCAGACAGACACCCCTCCTTTCCCACACACCCACACTGACCTTCACATTCAGTATAGAGAATTGACCATAGGAAAATATGAGAACCCAGACTGAGGATGAAAACCCACTGTTACCTGTATGATTGAGCCGGGAGTGAGTCAGGGGGGTTTAGCCTGATACACTAAAGCCTTTTGTTACCTGACACAGGCAAACATCATGGCTCATTACACTGAGAGGAAACACAATCACAGAACAGTGACAGCCCTAACACCTACCAGGACTTAAAACCCACAGCCAGGGCTCTATAGGGTAACCATACGTGCCCCTAGGGAGAACCACTTCCCACTACAACTCTTGTGGGCATGCACTGGGTTACAAGGACAGGGCCTGCACGTGTGAGAACATGGCTTGGTGTAAAGCCACAGCTTTCCATCTTTCACAGACATCATGGATTTATTCCCACCAAGGCACTGAATATTATTGCAGCTTCATGTCCAAaacagagtttttaaaaaaagttccCTGGGGAACCATCCTGATCTGCTTGGCCCAAAAGCTACTTCAAGTGACCAAGACAAATTAAGGGCGCGGGGTTCCCTTTGGCTGTGAGACAGGGATTAAGGGTTTTGAAAGGTAATATCCTGTTCTGAGCCTTTCAGCCAATATAACTATGACACTGATTTCCTTTCCTTGACTGCATACCTCGTGCTGTTTATGAAACATGTGTTTTGGGAAATAAGTCTGAAGAgaagacagatttttctttcatgtgacCAATGATCATATGAATTCTTGTAACCAAATATTAAGTGGATTAAATATAGAGTCTAAGACTTACAGCTTTCCTCCAGagagtaaaaaatgtctttattctgttttcagtaTATGCCAAATGTGCTTTACACCTCGTTTTAACAACATACTTGAAGGTCAGAGGCATTCATGCAGCACATCTCCTCCCTCTGAAAGGCTTTTAGCTCCCTCTAGAGTCCTTCGGAGGCACGCGAAGATTTTAACAAAACTACGGGAAAACTCACTGGCAAACGACTAAGTAACGCATTTTGCTGGGAACAAGCCGAAAATGCGTCAAAATTAAGAGTGATTCCTGgtcttcttctttcctctctcacagtctttttgggttttttccccctcaaaccTGGAATACGCATAATTTTTgtttgatgttttaaaaattggtATCAATTAAGGCAAGATTTTAAATCCAAGCCTTTGGTGAAGTCAACCCTTGATGTATAAGCCAATCCTCAAATGCTGCAGAGTGCTCAGAGACACCCCCAAGGATGACACAGATGTCACAAGACTTTGAGggcaccctgctctgcctccctaTCTTTGGCATGGGACAGCCTTTCTCCAGCTGGGACGTTCCAAACAGCTGCTCCACAGAGGCCTTGCAGGTATGGGGAGTCCTCTGTGCCTTGGAGCTGCAGTGAATCCCAGGGAACGCAGCTCCATCCTGGTCCATCTGGCACAGCTGCCTCCCTAGGAACAGCCTGTCACAGGCTTCCTGAAGCTGAGCTTGGTGGGAGCATTCTTTCAGGACTGTGAAACAGTCCCATGAATCCTCTACTAAGCTTTAACTTATCCTAGACGAGTGGCACTGGGAACCTTCAAGGGACCATGGGTTCAGTAGTGACAGTGTTCACATGTACCTGCAGGCATCTGACTCAGATGAGAACCCAGAGACAGGAAGGACAGATGcagcttgtttccttttttgaaatacaaaacttGATCCTACCACAGGTACCTGCAAAAAATCCTGAAGTTTGTGTATTTAAACTAAACAAACTGAGACACCACTGACTGAATGCCAGTACTGTGACACACAGGGATCCTACTTGTCTGAAGGCCACTGAgactctgagcagcagcagaaatccCTCTGGTTGTAGAGGGTAGCTGAGGGCAGGGTTAAAGCATAGTTGTCATGACCATTCCCCAAAACCTACTGTCTCCAGGCCTAGAAACTGTTGCACTCAATCACATGCAAAAAATCCCTGTTTTCCACTGCTGTACATTCATGTTTTATACTGAAGGCTCTCAACACCCCAGTCTAACAGATATGTCTGCATTTCTAACCAAGTTTTGAGAGGATTTGGGATGCTGGTAAGCTTACCCAGCACCCATACTGGTATGACTAATCTTAGCAGGTACCTGTGAGTCCTCAGTGGGGACTGAGCAGGCACAGGTTGCACTTGCAGAGGGGCTGTGCCAAGACCCAGGCAACCCTGTTAGGAGCAGCAGATGTGTGCCCAGGGCTGTCTGGCTTGTTTTGGGACCACAGCACAGGAGGACTACTTAGATGCAGTTCCAGCTGCAAGGAGTGACTGCGCTGTGGTTCGGAAGTGAATTGAACACACACCAAGTTATGATTGAAATCACTGCATTCCTAAGAGATTCCCATGAGCAGAGAGGGGTCAGCCCAAACTAAGTGAAACTACTAGAGGACAAGAACCAGTAATGCTTCTTTTTACCAGCTGTCTTCTTGGGATCACTCTAAGTACTCTCCCACTTTCACCTGACTTTTGCCAACAAAAAAAGACGTAAGAAAGCACCTGGAGATGGGTGTAAGTGGACACCTCTAGGAGCATGGCTAATAAGTGATACTCAAAATGTTAGACCAGCACTGCACTTAATCACACGCAATCACTGCAGGCTGGACTAGAGACAGAATATGTGGCTCTGGGACAGGGCTGCATTTTCTCAGTTGGAGAATTAGAGTGGACATCTCTTGCTGGCACATGTAACAATGTAAGGGGCAGTCACATAGGAAGGGAATTTTGTGCTTTGTGCTTTGAGGAcaagaagatggaaaataaatattttatgccaATTGGATCTCTATTTGCTCATCTACAAAACTTCtacaggaaaggagaaataGACAttcaagagacagaaaaacaggacaCAGCACAAATAGAAGACATAATTGCTTCTCAGGCTTTACTCACTCATCTGGAGTTTTCTCCTCCAATTCTGATACTTGTTTAATGCCGTGGAGTGAAAACTGTTGGCTCTCTGTAGAGCtgaatagaaacagaaaaaagacacGGTCAGCTAATGCGGCAAAAGTCAGGGAGTGAaaataggaaacagaaagaaaaaaaaaaaaggggggacacacacacacacacacacaaacaaacaaaaaacctcaagcGGTGAGGGTTTAGTTTTCTAAGCAGCCCCCCGAGGTCCCGGCCCCTCTccccgcggcggcggccgggAGGGGGCAGCACGGAcccgggcagggctggtggccagAGGGGTGGCAGGGAAAGAGGGGTTGGAGTCGTTCTCACTTCTCCTCAAACCAACCCTGGCTCTTATCTCAGCGAAGCCGCCAGGAGCAGAAAGGCAAAGAGagacagagggggaggagggcaaGACTGAGGGGGAGAAAACTCGTTAGGGTGCTATAATGCGGCTGGGAGAGGATGTGGAGCTGAGATGCTGCTCAGGAGGATCCAGATAAGCCAGGGAGGAAGGGGACAGCAAGGAGGAAGGTGACATGAGCAGCCAGGGGTGGGGAGAGCATGAAattggagaggaaaaatgatAAAATCCTTCAGTGTCTGCATGGAGTCACACATTGCTGAGCACCTCTTGGGGTTTGCTGCTGTCCTTTCTTTCACCTAAACAAGGGCTTCGTTATTCAAGACTCAACCTAGATCACTGTATGAAATCCCCTCTTTTCTGCTTGGAATTAAAATGCACATATGGgtgtgggggtggtgggggatGAGAAGGAATGAAtgctggtggcttttttttttttttttcaccagcaaAAATGTTTCTCAGCTCTTCTGTCAGTAGAGCACAGACTGGAAAAAAGAGACCTTGTGTGAaggattaattaattaattcctcaCAACAGACCCTTCAGATTTACACAAAATCCAAAGCAAGGCAACCTGGGTGAAGACAAATCAAAGGACCTCAATGTTTTAGCACCATATAGTCCTCTCATGTAAGAAGTCTGCCTGGAATGTCCTGCATGGAGTATAGTAGATAGCTTAGACAACACAGAAGATATTGCACAGACTGCTAATAgctaacaatttttttactgttgggAAAACATTCATCCTACCCCCTGCAAGCAAAGCACGAGACAACTACTCCAGGTTGCCCTGCATCACAGAAATGGTGTTTCATCTCCAGCACTCAAAACGCAGAAACCAACCCCAAAAAAGACACTGTTAATGGGTACAACCTGGTCAAGTTGCAGACAATAGCCTTCACTTCAAAACCTCTCACCCCCAAACCCAACTTCAGTTCTCAAAGAGGCTGCTGGAACATCCCTAGGTTGGGATACTGCTTACCATCAGCAACTTTGGATGTTTTGGGGCTTTCCTCTGGCCCCACAGGGCTCCTGACAAGTGATGCACGCCTCTGGATGGGGCTCGAGCAGGCCGGGGGTTCCAGTAGCAAGGTCTGTCCTTCACTCACCTCTGAATTTGAGGAGTCACCATTAAAATCAGACTCCACTTCAGAGCTATGGGGAAAAAGGGCAACATGGAAAGAAAGTGGGACATGTCAGAAGATGTATGGCATGGAGGTTTTTGCTCCCATTTAGTGCAGAAAGCACTGGTGTCAGCCCTGACAGTGGTGCAGGCCACACTGAAACATATTTTGTAGCCAGAGCTGAcattcttgttttgcttttttcattgttgttacTAGAGGACTGTAATCTGCTGTAGGTTCTACACAGCTGTGATACCCCTGTTCCCATCAGATTTCTGCTGCCTGGATTCACACCAACAACTGCTACATTCAGCACCTGGAACTGAACTGCTGTCAAGAGAGACTTGGGTGAAACACCCCATTGCTCAGTTAGCAAGGACAGGCCCTTCTGCCTGCAAGGCTGCACCAAGATGAAGAAAGGGAAATAGCATTTGCAATGCCATAATTGGCTTAGAAGCAGGGCATAAGGGTCAAAACTCTatgcttttcccctttttccccaCAGTTTTGGAAACAGGGAACTCACAGGGAGCTCACAGGACAGGGCAGTCCTAATCCATCAGAGCAGCCCACTCTAACTGTGAGACAGACTTCACTCACAAATTAAATACAGTAACTGCTGAACCTCACTGCATCACCCATTTGGGACCTGGAGccagctccctcctccaggcAGCAGTGGTTGCTGAGCGTCGGCCACCTCGCAAGCAGCAAGGAAGATGCAGCCCCCTCCTGCAAAATGGAAGCTTCTGTGCcggtgctgccagcagcagagaaggcCAACGGGAGTGAGAAAATGCCCTCAGCATTTTGGGGGAACCCGAGCTGGAAATCATGCAGTATCAGCTGTTTCAACCCTGAAGTGACAGGTGATGCTGGCACCGGGCTGAAACCATCCaagtttgtttttgtggtttctgAATCAAAACATCAAGCATGACAAAACATcacctttcaaaataaaagctttgcaGATAGGTCTGAAAGCTAAGAAAGTAAGTAAGAACACTTAATTCAGCATGCAGAAGGACAGACAGCTTGGATGAGACCTCTGTAAAACCTGagtattttgttcttcattATTACAACAGCATCATTTCTTATTGGGTGCTGGGTACctcacagagctgcagggaggatTCTGGACCACAGCAAGGGGCTGGGCTTGGTCCTGACCCCAGTTCTGGGTGCTGTAATtccagaggaggagggagcctGGAGGGGAGGTGTAAGAACAGCCATGGGACCAACAAACAGGCCTTAGGCAAGAAGTCAGAGAAAATTGCAAGTGTCTagtctagagagaagactgagtgGAGCTACCTGAGCAGACCTCAAATATGCAAAAGGCATCTACAGGAAATAAGGAAACAATCTCTCCTCATTCCTGAGAGCCACTGTGAGAGCCTACGTGACAGTGGGTGCAATGAGGCACCTAAGTTGATCACAGAGGCAGATTTTGGCATCCCCTTCcttaaatgtaattaaaaatatgccaCACAAACACATGTGAATGGCATATACATTGTGACCTTGCCTCTGGATAGGAGAATGACCATTTGAGATTATTATTAGTCCTTTTTTCAATAATAATGAGACTT
Encoded here:
- the LOC127385329 gene encoding F-actin-monooxygenase MICAL2-like is translated as MPEDTHIYVPHCPFQNRTRGSPQTPPGSGTPADDFSEPEDVSGDIYTAQDWKEKNKKYTSGPENFNRKTKVLSPLDLKEKYDKNRRQPEEKLEQELIEAKKRLVHCTQQQPLSYDSNGMDLGGTSPGERSNRDKGVTETSNKGVIETSEEKNTDCRKDVFKIPRCPVPLSFADDAPPTLPVDRKDALRSPDAVARDHVAGQPKSPLRLIANAIKRSILEPLTSSPEGLKQDSDSKVKDSSEQPFFSFPSTPGYSLGQRNSNNNRANNTQQQVLKVGEWAGECLGNGSPVSNPSHFSVCSEDRSPRNYSEEVSFPVYSPHTRSSKITNIPQKSSCSRMEDVPGLLEKFTFKETTPEAPTDGIFICNKKCPLSSLGPKNTSRDNVDDSAQRGSLGSLFSRLRSKVCDREGNSFMSSLPFMKDHSPEDRPQYSSTGCEHVPVRKQTTEYSTSSSDDDFESKPSLTHKAKRTLKRRRKLEKETKQLIKQEELKRLHKAQAVQRQLEELEERQRALEIFGVKLERQLRGESDSGTKDETQMLHEWFELVLEKNKLMRYESELLIIAQELELEDHQSRLEQKLREKMAIDDSLKDEMDLNEQDEIFAEMMKVVEQRDKLVSTLEEQRVKEKAEDQHFESIISSRGYQLSRI